In Oryzias latipes chromosome 6, ASM223467v1, the sequence AgttatttatctttaaattcTGCAGGCACAGGCAGGGTGGTTGCAGCATGACTTTGGTCATCTATCTGTCTTTAGGAAGTCTAAATGGAATCACCTCGTACACAAATTTGTCATTGGACATTTAAAGGTAACTTTTCTTTAGATAATGTAGGAATTTAACCAGAAAACAGACATAgatgtaaagatttttttctttgaaagggAGCTTCAGCCAATTGGTGGAATCATAGACATTTCCAGCATCATGCCAAACCCAATATCTTTAGGAAGGACCCTGATATTAATGTGATGGACGTCTTTGTACTTGGAAACACTCAACCAGTAGAGGCAAGTTTCtccaagtaaaatatttttttagtttactgAGCTTTAAAGCTTACTCACCTCTATTTTCTTACTACAGTATGGAATAAAAAAGATCAAGAAAATGCCCTACAATCGCCAACACGAGTATTTCTTCCTTTGTATGTATTCAtagatgttaaaaatgttacaaatcataGCAGTGTACTTAAAAAGAACTATTGTCTTTGCATTTCTTAGTGGGTCCACCTCTACTCATTCCAGTATTCTAcaattttaacatattttacaCCATGATTACCCGTCGTGACTGGGTGGTAAgcctgtattttctttttggatcaATTTGGTTTATTATAAGAAATGTATGCATTCATTTAACACAACTACTGAAACCTAACAGTTATGTtactaaaataaacatttacatttttttaaggatcTGTCTTGGGCAATGACGTATTACTTTCGCTACTATTTCTGCTTTGTACCTCTGTATGGCTTCTGGGGCTCATTTGCACTCCAGTTGTTTGCCAGGTGAGCTAAAATAATAtagtttatttcttgttttttcttttgcttgtcattAATGATCTGCTTCCTATCATCAAAATTGACTTTTGACAATTTTAATACCCAGCACAGAGAGAAATTTAAAGTGAAGCCCTTTGATTTCCCAGATTTTTGGAGAGTCACTGGTTTGTGTGGGTAACTCAAATGAACCATTTACCAATGGAGATGGAGCATGAGAAGCGGCAGGACTGGATGACCACACAGGTAATGCATTTCTCTAAAAACATAGTTTCACCATTTTATAATTCTGTACCAGAGTTCAAAAAAATTATGGTTGGAAAGTGATTAATCTTGGTTCTGCCATTGAAATCCTGACATTTGTTTGATGTAATTTTCATGCAGCTATCCGTTCTTGATGTCTTTATTTCTATCCCGTAATCGGATGAATTCACAAGGTCTTTGCTTGTGCTCACAGTCAAAACATAAGACAAAATAGTCgggagttttttattttttttaacccagatTGCACTGACACGTTTGGGGACTGTGTAAAAAGGTTGGCTGTACTTCACTGAGTCCCAACTGTTGTTTCACAGTTGTTCTATACAGTTTTATGTGTctaatattaaaataatattgTGTCCTTTGGAAATCTTATGACTAGAGACACCTTAGCATTGGCAATGTATTAATTTTTGGTTCGTAATTGGTTGGTTGGAGGTTCAAATCCTAGGCTGTTAGTATGTTCTTGGGTAATTCAAAAGTCTCCctcaaatgtgaaaaatatgtttctatTCTTAAAACCAACATGACAATGTGTAGAAATAtgaaagtaaatatttttaatattgacAGATTAAAATGCCCAAAACAGAAGTTCACTTGAGTTTATTCTACACCTGATAGATAAAAGAGAGTAGAATATTACTAAATGAGCAATACTTATCTGTTATTTGTTTCAATGGCATACGACACGTTTAGTGCCATTTTGAAAGGAGATAAATGAAACTTAAGTGTAATTTGAGGTCTGTTTTTCTGAGCCAAATGCTAAAAAGTGACAGCTGTGTGATGGAGGATGAACACAgctacatttacattttgtctCCTTTTTCAGCTGGTGTCCACTTGTAATGTTGAACAGTCCTTCTTCAATGACTGGTTCTCTGGACACCTCAACTTTCAAATTGAACACCAGTAAGTAAAGTTACAATTACAGGACCTTTGTCATGAAGTctgatttgattttctttaataactcttttttttccccccgtcaagaataccaaaaaacaaaagaaaatactgaTGTCAGGTTAAACACttgttctgtttctttctttcaagcTTGTTTCCCAGGATGCCGCGTCATAACTACCACTTGGTGGCGCCACAAGTCCGTGCACTGTGTGAGAAACATGGAATTCCTTATGAGATGAAATCCTTATGGAGAGGCATGGTGGATGTTGTGAGGTAAGGACAAGGAAAAACAGTGTGTGAGGTTCATGATGCTGCAAAATCAAGTCATTGTGCTGATTTGGTTACCAGAGCAACAAGGGGAAGATGTTTTTAGTGACAAAACaataattcttgtttgtttaaatgtatatcaaattaatttttatcttatccttttttttaggtCTCTGAAAAAGTCAGGGGATCTGTGGCTTGATGCATATCTTCATAAATGACAAAATGGGCCTGGAAGGAGGTGTTGCATAAAATTAGATAGCACATTTTAGCCTTTGAGAATTCCTGTATTCATACTAGAatcctctttcctttttgcaGGTGCTGAAAAGGATTTTCTGTTGATACATAGGTGTTCATTTAATGTAATTGTTAgaggtctttttttgttgttgttgctaaaTTTTTGAGGAGAGGGGATGATTTCAAACAAATTTTACCTTGAAACAATTACAGATACAAGAAGGGAGCATTATTATACTCCTGATTCAAAAAGTTTAGGATTTTTGACTTTCAGATGAAATTTGAggatttaactaaatgtcatttgatcattttgacctCATTTCAGCTCAAGTTTCTTCAAAAATGATGGAAGATCATGTTAGCAGACAAATCTGTTAGTAAACAGCACAACGTGCCACTGTCACTCTCAGTGAATTTATAACTAGTTTCTGTTCAATGACGGTtgttagctttttcttttttaatcaaatacatTGCTATtgctttcttttaataaaatgtcCTACTTCACAACATAATACCTTGGTTGGATAGACTTACACTGGTGCAAAATTTCACCTGAAAGTCCTAACTCGGCTAACTTTCTTTGAGTAATGTATACTGGGGAATTATAAGCTCTGTGTagattttcaatattttttggaatattttctttatgaaaTTGTCTTTGTCAACAAAAGTCATTATTTCCTTTAATACACATAGTTGCCCACTCTGCAACCTTCATAATACCGTcatgacaaaacaaataaacaaaatataaaccAATATAAAGGTTTCATAGTAtttattcttgtatttttaacatTGGGTACCACAGTATTTACAgccctttttcttcatttttttcttttttacatcagAACACAACTCTACAGCAAACTTTCTTCCTAGGTTGCATCCTAACATTGCATAATTCCATGCTGctataacattgggagttgggtcatctagaccccacatgacagtgtgctgaaccttttttcttcaatcatttgtgatcctcattggtgtccatggattacatgaaattctcttcacctttatccacctttgtcatggtaggaacaacacgtcaatggtcatcttgaccccataggatagcacaagggttcaaatGACATCATGCACAATATTTTCCACGTTCTTctcttcaaaaatgttcaaaatctcTTACAAAACATCAGAATTATAATCCATAATACTTAGCTCCAATTGGCCTTTGCCAACCAGGATGAAACTACTTCAGAAAACTGCttgtattaaaacaaaacatgttttatttatttcaatttttttgtttgttttttgtaaacagTTATATGAAAAGAATTGGCTATAcataagaaaatgtttcaaacattctGGCACTGATTTGGAAAAGCAACAGCAGAGATTTAACTTATTATACCGAGGAATTTGTAAACAGTTGAGATATCACCAGTTTGCTTTTACCATCAGTCACACTTCTAATGTACATCACAATTGTGCGACAAGCATGCGAACAAAACTGTACATGAGTTCCTGTGTTCATCCTTTCGGCAgttctttattttaatatttagggGAAACAAATGTGACATCATTTGAAATGAGTAGCGCAcacatgataaaaaataaatatgcaatTATAAATGTACAagatattttgtcattttctttcttaGATTACAAGAAGTAGATTGGTTTAGTAAGTTGCTGCACGCTGAAAGGTGTGAGGAAGGAAAATGTTTGCAGGGCATTGGGCTGCTCAACAGGTTCAGTCTGTGCCACCAGAGTCGATCCTCTCCTGCCTTCGCTTCATGATCTCCTGCAGCTCTGAACTCCCACTGGATTTCTGTGAAAAAGTAGAATTTAGTTGGTCAAAAAGTTTCAACGTTAAACCCTCTCCCATCCCACTCTCTGTGTTTTAGCAGCTTTGCTGTGTAGCTCTGACAGTTTCACAGTGGAGCGCAATTTCAACAAACTATGATTTAAGAACCAGTACTAACTTGTCCATAAAAGGGCCCCAAAGGAAAGGGTTTAAGGAATTTCTTACACttgaaagtttgaaaaaaagaacaacaatgaCCTCCTGACAAACACAGTAGTTTAAAACAGATGTGCAGGATGTGAGCATGCACACATGTGCAGGTTGACACTGACCTCTACCTGCTCCTTTTGCACAGTGACCTGAAAGTAGACTCGTCCACCTTCATCTCCACACACGGCTTTCAGCTCGTCTTTATTCAGGGAAAAGAGTTGAGCTCCGGTCAGGATTCCCAAGCAATCCACAGTCCTACAGAAAgcacaatcaaataaaaatattggtcgattttcatgcttttatttgaattttgcaaTGCATGTTTTGCTGTTGGATAGCTGAGCTTTGTATTTGGTTCAGATGCAAACTTTTCATAtttcaaaacacaacacattagcTGGAATGAGTTATTTTGTCTGTAACTTACTAATAAAAATTAAGTGGTTTCTGATGTAAATGTACatcaactgtaaaaataaaagcaaaaacaatgaCTTATAACTAggttaaaaactaaagcatATACTTTAATGTTGCAATCGTTTGCACAGGAAGCCGAAATGCAAATATCATGTACTAATTGTTCAACTTTTACTAAGGACATCTTTGAAAACTTATTGTAATCGTTAAATCATATCACTTGAGCTTTGAGTCActttataaatgttaaaaagtagaTATTAAAGCATTCAAGTGTCCCTGAGAAGCACCTGTGTGTGTAAGGGTAACCTAAACCAAACGGGGTTGATGaaactgatgtttttgtggcctTTGAAAGGGGGGCTAACAAGTTTCACGAGAAACTTACGGTTTTGAGAAACCCTTTGCATTGAGCCACGCTGTCACCTGGCCTGGGTTTgagtcagaggtcagagggacTTGTGTGCTCGGTGTTCGCTTCACATGGATCAATTTGGGTGGTTGGGTTTTGCTGGCCGTGATTTTCTTGAGTAGTTCATTGTTGACCTCATCCATTGCTGCAGACATATGGGTGTTattaacataaaacaaatgcTTTAAAGTGTTTCTATTTCCTTTGAAGTATATAACACTACCTTTGTCTTTGGTGATGCCCTTGTTAAAACTGTCTTCTCGGCTCGCAGAACCCGAGGGTGAAGTCATGAAGCTCTTCTGCACatgtagaaacaaacaaactttgcTATTACGAGACTGTTAATTAACAAAACTGGTTTGTCTTTTACATCAACCACGTTTCACAATTTTGCCTgcaggcaaaaacaaaatatgtgtGGGGCCTTACAAACACTGCAGCAGTAAACCCAGAGTTTGCAGGAGTCACAAGATTTACTGatacaagatttaaaaaaggatgATGTATTGGGGAGACATTcagatttttataaaattacGGTATGTATAATTTTTAAAGTTGAGCCGATTCACTGCTGGCTctttcagaatgtttttttttccctttagatAAGTTAAATTTATTGGTTTTTGAGCTTTGTCTGTTTGGAGCTTTCTTAAATAAATCCCTTCCACTCCACCCTTCTAAATCCTGGATCCCCGGAGCCCTTTACTTCTATATATTACATTGAATGGTATAGTTTTTGTTACTCGTAATCATGACTGCGTGAAAGATTTCACACACTATTAACATCATTTTATCTGTTGTCTTTGTGCTTTGTACTTTTAACCCAGAAGCTAGATTGATAATCAACATTTGTTATCTAACACTGTTTAATCTTACAGAATGCGTACATTAGTGTGGAAATCATCGGGTGGTTGAAACTAAAGTAAGTTCAAGTTTGGCACAAAGTACAAAGTATGCAGGGCTGTAAAAATAGGTATACCAACAAGGCGTAGTCAAATACACCATTTTGCTAAATGTTGTTCACCTATCAGCATATCCCCTCAGGagttgccacagcgaatcagcagAGATTTTTATGAAGGATGCCCTTGCTGACAcgaccctgtattttatccagactggggaccagcacaggggaTCCAAGACTGGGtctccttgtggctacatagtcaGGCAGTTGCGTCAAAGGTCTTGgctaaggacccacactgtgTTAGTCTCATCGCAGCCCCTGGGAAACAAACCCAGGTTTCCTGTGTGCCAGTCCTACATACAGCCAACTGAGCCGTCCAGCCGCTACCATATCGCTCTATGAACAAGTCAAAATGCAGTAATGATGTAATTCTTTCCTGCATAACCCATAATGCACTTTGATTATGTAAGGCATATGGCTTCATGTGAATGATAATTGGACTTTAGAAATGAGTTCATGTTCTGCTGATATCAGATCTCAGTAAATGCTTTGTTGTGTAACTAATAAATCACCTGGTTGTAGGGAACGTCTGGGTCCTCGATTTTCACGACGTCCAGAACATTAAATGGGACATAGCCAGCCTGTCCACTCCGATTACGCAGCTTCCACCACTGTTTATCATCCTCTAATACCTGCAGGACAGACACATTCTATGTCACACTCTACAACTTCAATTGATAGAAACAGCGGTTAATTTAGAAAATCTAACATCATAATGAAGTGACAATCAAGATAATGATAGGACTAAAATAATTTGTCATTACAACCTCAAGAATTTCATCCTGCAGAACCGACAGCTCGTTGGCATTCCGTGCTACAAAATTATAGCGGATCTTTGCAAATTTGCGGTTGTTGGGCTTCTCACTGTAAGAGCTGTTGAGAGACAGagacgtttttaaaaaaattatttcatattttggtCTTATTAGAATTGtacaagcaaaaaaacaagatcttttttatttacccaTTTGATGAGTTTGAGGAATGAGTTCCGTAAtactagaaataaaaaaacacagaaaatgaatattttcagtGATATAATTCAGATTTTAGGCGTGCTACAAACAAAGACCCCTACATCTTCACTTGAATGTTGTCTATAATCTGGGCTGAAGGGAGGTCCATGTTGCCCAGCGAATTGCCCAGATGGGCCCTCAGTCTCCCATGACGCTGTCAGGAAGAGCTCTGCTGGTGGTTCCCAGCCATTCCGAAACTTTGGATAATAAGGAGGAGCACACTGATCCCTGGGCCATTCTGCTCTGCAGTagaaaaagtcaccaaaacattCAAGAAGTGACCTTAGAACAACATATCAAGTCAAGCAGCACCTCACCTGGGTTTGGTCCATCCATCCCCCAGCAGCTCAAAGATAGTCGTCTCTTTAGGAGTAAGGTGTCCCCGCAGAAAGTCAACAGTATCCTTAGACAGGTGCGGAGAGATGATCGAACGGGCCAGATCCGGACTTCCACAGGTCTGCAGGACCTGAAGACACGTTCAGATtcatcaaattaaaaacacattctaGTTTGAttgtagaggatgaagaagaaaatcAAGAAGATGAAGAGTAGGTCTTTGAATGCAGGGATTTTGAAAGCTTAAAAATTAACTGACATGATACAAAAAGGTTAATATTGATGTTGGATATTGTGTgtatttaggagaaaaaaatgaaaaagtagcGGTGAACAGGGGTCAAGCGATTTCGTCATGAAAcgggtggatttttttttgtttttttttaaacaatggagTTTGCACGGAAGGGTGTCATAATTATTCTGAAGCCGGAAAATGAATTTCCAATGGTATTAGTTTATGAGCCACACATATATGTGagcaagaaaggaaaaatagaTTATTGATCCAGCTATAGGATgatataaaaaatgtgaaagatgCAAAGTGTGTAAACTACTTAAAGAAAGTAGGTTCTAGGAAACAGTGTCACCACCACAAGGATGTTCAAATCACTTTCTGGAAATAAGGTTTGTTAGGACGAGGTAGGGTACTGAGAAGACAAAAGAAAGGAGGGAGAAGTGGGACACAGGGTGAAGCAGTTGAAGGTTCAGGTAAAGGTGGGAAAAGTCACATGACATCTTGTGTGATAGGTTGGAAAGGGCCGTGCATGAGGATGGGAAGGAAGTGCAGCAGCTCAAGACAAATTAGGTCAGAGATAAGATTATATTGGCAGATAGTTTGAGTGTGATGACAGTGGTGAGGTCAGTGAAAGCAGTGGTCATGTAAATGGAAGATTTTGGGTACTTGCAGTCAATAGAGTAAAGTTACAAGACTTTAGTGTagatttatgaataaagttAAAGATAACTTATTTAAGGGGAAATAAGGCCACAGTTAGTGCTGAACAACGCCATTTTTAACCAGGGCAACTCCTATTGGGAGATGAAGGAAGTGAAGATAATAATTTGTCATCACCTCTGctgactgttttttattttattttttattttttttacaattttacgtGTATAAATGTCTTAGTTTTATTCAAGagaagcaataaaaaaacagtcaaaatcaaaattttaagCTGAACAAACAGCCCGTGTTGGCTCCAAAGTTCTCATGCACCATTTTGTGTATCGCTCTTTAAACTTTATGTAACACAGTTGCAACTCAGCATGTGCGCAGCATATCAACTGTTGAGATGTCGGCTGGTAAAGTTTAATCATGAACCTATTCAGAGGATGAAAGCCACGTCCGTCCAGTCAGGCGAGGGTGGAACAAGCAAAAGTGGGTGTGGTGCCCAGAGAATGCAAAAACAATAAGCAGTACTGGAGGAAAACAGTGCGGTCATGCTGAACCGTTTCCGTGAATTTAGTTTGTTAAGCTTGATTTTTAAAGTTCAGTAAAATGTGGATTAAGGACACCCAGAAGAAAACTAATCTTCACATCTTTCTAAATCTACTTAAGAATAAAAATCAGTTCTTACCAACTCCAAGGGGCCGAAGAGGAAATGAACTAGTTCTGAGGCATTTGGGTTTTGTATGTGTTTCCTCAGTTTGGTCTGCaggggagggggagacagaCAGTGCTGACATGATGAAGAGTAAGCATTAGGTAAAAGGTAAGGTTAGGTTCAGAGTTGTAAAGCTCACCAAGAGGTTGAGGGCCAGCTTCAGTTTCTGCAGGCTGTCAATGAACTCTGCTTCAGAGGGGGGCTTGGCTCGCAGGGTCAGCATGCCCTCTGTAACAAGCAGAGCAACAATGACCACACACAGACTCCAGAGTTACTCGACGGCCACTCAGGACACAGCTTCATTTAATCCCCAGGGTTCAAAGTCAAGGTTTTAGAGCTGCCGTTACGGTCAGTTAATAAACAGCTTTGCAGACAAAAGGTTCTGACTTTCTCAACATCCATCATGGGAAAACTTTTCATAACTTATGATATTAAAGGGGTAAACTAATATGGATCAACACATTTTCAGGAATTTCCACTAAAAATGTATGAATCTCAACTCCTCACATGAGACCCTTATTACACAAAATTCTGCCCTGTAGTGGTcttcaaaacacaaagacaaaagggTCTTTTCGTATCTCAGTAAACATGAAGAACACGCATCACcctgaaagagaagaaaatccATAAATCACACCACAGTCAGTGTTGGGCAGCTAACCATGAATCAGTAATATCAATACTACCTTCCTACTTCCGTTTTGgttcaaatgttttgatttcaaaaagtaaaaatgcaaaattatttcaaatgcTGGAAACACAGAGTCATCAGGAGTATCAATATTACTGAATCCCAACTTAAAGAAGCCTAAACCGGCCACACAAACATCACTCCATTAGAGgccacagaaaacaaacaaacaaacaaacaaacaaacaaacaaacacataagCATGGCATTGTGAGCAATACATCTATATTGTCACTGCATTCATGCCATCACTGGAGAAGAAAGGGGGACAGACCTGCTGGTCCTTTCTTCTTATTCTTCTTACTCTTGTTGCGTTGTTTGAGCTGGGAAAAGGCCTCTGCAGCCTTTTGCAGCCGTGCAACAAAGATCTCTATGTCATCCAGAGCGCAATTGAGGATTTGCTAAAGGagatgcacaaaaaaataaaaaaaaaataaaacatatgagTGGGATGATCTAAACTAAAAGCTGTGCAACAAAATGATGGTGGACACGCTCACCACATCCTTCTCTATGCGCTGAGGTAGGTTTTCATGAAACTCTGAGTCGTGTTGTCCCGAAGATCGTTTGTCTAAAAGCCGTCATAAACAAAATCATAGAGCTGCATAAAAAAATGCGACAGCTGCAGCTTGCATGCTCTGTTTAAAGAGTGAGGATGTTCTCACCTTGCATGCTCACAGGTGCTGACACCCGTCCTTTGACAGGGGGAGGAGGGCCCCTGGGGCCTGGCGGGAGGATGGTCTCTCTGTGGTGCTTCATTTTCTCCTGGTTCACCCTAAAGATGAAAAGGAAGAAAGCACAAAGTCATcaagaaaatatttgaataaaaactaaaatgtgtgCAAGTACAGTACATATGCAGATGTTTTCTCACTTCAGAGTTTGAGGTCTCATATTCTTTCCATGCTTGGTGTCTCCCAGGGCGCTGTCGATGTCTGCATGAACCATTTCAGcctaaatgaaattaaaagaaacacacaatGTCAAATTATGAACTGTAGCCACACATTCAGCTTGGTTAAAGTGTTAGTTTCCCATCTGAAACTGGATCAAAATTCAGGGAAAAAGTATTTCCAGTAAACAATGATCTCACTGGTCCTTACGTATGTCAAAATGTACTTTTCTTCTGAAGGGTGCTTACACCTGAATGGAATTTGGGTCACTCATTGTAATTCCTATATAGCAAATTCTTGTTTTTCACACTTTGTTTGTTGCGGTAAACCAGATAATCAGATATGAAAATGCAAGAATTAgacagaaaaatagaaataggaccaaagtaaaataaaattcaacatTTAGATACATTTACTGTCAGGTATGTACTTAAGAATTGACCATATCTCTTGGATTTAACCCAAATTAGAAGTCAAATTTGTTGCTCAAACATGAATTATGGAACTTTTTTAATCCCCTTACAAAAAATAACGACCTGagttaaaaaatgtaactgGATTTAAAATGGTCAACAAGTGATTTTTGCTTGCAAACCACTTCATCAGTTGACCTTTTACAGTCAGGAAGGATTTCAAACTACCTAAAAAGCCCCAACTGAGAAGGACACCCGTCCCTTCATCGAGAAACTTCACCCCTATGCTtatattttaaatgacaatGGTATtagtgtaaaaaatatatagtaatCCGTTTTGGCAGTTATTGTTTTTCAAGAGTCATCTTGaacttaaaaatggtaaaatgtACATTGAATTACAAAATATGTCAAACACCGTGGTTGCTAATGAGACTAAACTTGGGATGTTCGAGCATAGGGATGCTGTTTTTTAATGGACTAGACAATTGCACTAAAACTATCTGCTGGAGACAGAAGAATTTGTCCttgagcatttttgttttttacacatcCTAAAGCTATGTTgtgataaatgtttaaaagaaatcaTCAAAGTTACTTAACAGTAG encodes:
- the LOC101156814 gene encoding fatty acid desaturase 2-like — protein: MGGGGQQTEPVSGKGTGFFTWEEVQKHSNRNDQWLVVKRKVYNVTNWAKRHPGGFRVISHYAGEDATEVFAAFHPDQDFVQKFLKPLHIGELAATEPSQDREKNDSIIKDFDSLRVQTEKEGLFKAKPLFFLLHLGHIILLEALAWLSVCYWGTSWTMTFLCATLLATAQAQAGWLQHDFGHLSVFRKSKWNHLVHKFVIGHLKGASANWWNHRHFQHHAKPNIFRKDPDINVMDVFVLGNTQPVEYGIKKIKKMPYNRQHEYFFLLGPPLLIPVFYNFNIFYTMITRRDWVDLSWAMTYYFRYYFCFVPLYGFWGSFALQLFARFLESHWFVWVTQMNHLPMEMEHEKRQDWMTTQLVSTCNVEQSFFNDWFSGHLNFQIEHHLFPRMPRHNYHLVAPQVRALCEKHGIPYEMKSLWRGMVDVVRSLKKSGDLWLDAYLHK
- the eps8l2 gene encoding epidermal growth factor receptor kinase substrate 8-like protein 2 isoform X2, whose product is MPEIMSSPRSKSGAANGVTRSDSKLSAKALYEQRKKYSNSNYITHEISQYHVEHLSTFMMDKSESIITVDDAIKKLKLLDSKDKIWTQEMLLQVTDKAVKLLDCDTQEELENFPLPTIHMCQTVLNQTRYTSVLLLVCQDKDQHRPDIHFFHCDEVDAEMVHADIDSALGDTKHGKNMRPQTLKVNQEKMKHHRETILPPGPRGPPPPVKGRVSAPVSMQDKRSSGQHDSEFHENLPQRIEKDVQILNCALDDIEIFVARLQKAAEAFSQLKQRNKSKKNKKKGPAEGMLTLRAKPPSEAEFIDSLQKLKLALNLLTKLRKHIQNPNASELVHFLFGPLELVLQTCGSPDLARSIISPHLSKDTVDFLRGHLTPKETTIFELLGDGWTKPRAEWPRDQCAPPYYPKFRNGWEPPAELFLTASWETEGPSGQFAGQHGPPFSPDYRQHSSEDYYGTHSSNSSNGSYSEKPNNRKFAKIRYNFVARNANELSVLQDEILEVLEDDKQWWKLRNRSGQAGYVPFNVLDVVKIEDPDVPYNQKSFMTSPSGSASREDSFNKGITKDKAMDEVNNELLKKITASKTQPPKLIHVKRTPSTQVPLTSDSNPGQVTAWLNAKGFSKPTVDCLGILTGAQLFSLNKDELKAVCGDEGGRVYFQVTVQKEQVEKSSGSSELQEIMKRRQERIDSGGTD
- the eps8l2 gene encoding epidermal growth factor receptor kinase substrate 8-like protein 2 isoform X1, which encodes MKAFHRYPFTPSSCHCSGVTRSDSKLSAKALYEQRKKYSNSNYITHEISQYHVEHLSTFMMDKSESIITVDDAIKKLKLLDSKDKIWTQEMLLQVTDKAVKLLDCDTQEELENFPLPTIHMCQTVLNQTRYTSVLLLVCQDKDQHRPDIHFFHCDEVDAEMVHADIDSALGDTKHGKNMRPQTLKVNQEKMKHHRETILPPGPRGPPPPVKGRVSAPVSMQDKRSSGQHDSEFHENLPQRIEKDVQILNCALDDIEIFVARLQKAAEAFSQLKQRNKSKKNKKKGPAEGMLTLRAKPPSEAEFIDSLQKLKLALNLLTKLRKHIQNPNASELVHFLFGPLELVLQTCGSPDLARSIISPHLSKDTVDFLRGHLTPKETTIFELLGDGWTKPRAEWPRDQCAPPYYPKFRNGWEPPAELFLTASWETEGPSGQFAGQHGPPFSPDYRQHSSEDYYGTHSSNSSNGSYSEKPNNRKFAKIRYNFVARNANELSVLQDEILEVLEDDKQWWKLRNRSGQAGYVPFNVLDVVKIEDPDVPYNQKSFMTSPSGSASREDSFNKGITKDKAMDEVNNELLKKITASKTQPPKLIHVKRTPSTQVPLTSDSNPGQVTAWLNAKGFSKPTVDCLGILTGAQLFSLNKDELKAVCGDEGGRVYFQVTVQKEQVEKSSGSSELQEIMKRRQERIDSGGTD
- the eps8l2 gene encoding epidermal growth factor receptor kinase substrate 8-like protein 2 isoform X3, which codes for MWSYEQRKKYSNSNYITHEISQYHVEHLSTFMMDKSESIITVDDAIKKLKLLDSKDKIWTQEMLLQVTDKAVKLLDCDTQEELENFPLPTIHMCQTVLNQTRYTSVLLLVCQDKDQHRPDIHFFHCDEVDAEMVHADIDSALGDTKHGKNMRPQTLKVNQEKMKHHRETILPPGPRGPPPPVKGRVSAPVSMQDKRSSGQHDSEFHENLPQRIEKDVQILNCALDDIEIFVARLQKAAEAFSQLKQRNKSKKNKKKGPAEGMLTLRAKPPSEAEFIDSLQKLKLALNLLTKLRKHIQNPNASELVHFLFGPLELVLQTCGSPDLARSIISPHLSKDTVDFLRGHLTPKETTIFELLGDGWTKPRAEWPRDQCAPPYYPKFRNGWEPPAELFLTASWETEGPSGQFAGQHGPPFSPDYRQHSSEDYYGTHSSNSSNGSYSEKPNNRKFAKIRYNFVARNANELSVLQDEILEVLEDDKQWWKLRNRSGQAGYVPFNVLDVVKIEDPDVPYNQKSFMTSPSGSASREDSFNKGITKDKAMDEVNNELLKKITASKTQPPKLIHVKRTPSTQVPLTSDSNPGQVTAWLNAKGFSKPTVDCLGILTGAQLFSLNKDELKAVCGDEGGRVYFQVTVQKEQVEKSSGSSELQEIMKRRQERIDSGGTD